From one Rhopalosiphum padi isolate XX-2018 chromosome 2, ASM2088224v1, whole genome shotgun sequence genomic stretch:
- the LOC132920762 gene encoding uncharacterized protein LOC132920762 isoform X2 yields the protein MSVVYAFRTIDVVLFFACSCTFFGEFHKSSAAIPPPYQTYQDGFSNNLEPPGHGVRRFHKKLSTKSSEVQDNSSYGSSGYVTSKVTTENTSSSEVSMDLPQNTFMHVMPFSSHSRFSQDDYYFFAKAAGVGLAVLVVLLISSIACYRMQKNSKAAADIEYPAYGITGPNKDMSPTGDRRLAQSAQMYHYQHQKQQIIAMETNNTVKESRCGSVSDPDSDDDNEEGDYTVYECPGLAPAGEMEVKNPLFLDDNTPASPNAVLTSKDNIPGNGVIPTVPVP from the exons ATGTCGGTCGTGTACGCGTTTCGTACGATCGACGTCGTCCTGTTTTTCGCGTGCTCGTGTACGTTTTTCGGCGAGTTTCACAAGTCGTCCGCGGCCATACCGCCGCCGTATCAGACGTATCAGGACG GTTTTTCCAATAATTTGGAACCACCAGGTCATGGGGTCCGTAGATTTCATAAAAAGCTGAGTACCAAAAGCAGTGAAGTACAAGATAATTCTTCGTACGGATCAAGCGGATATGTTACATCAAAGGTCACCACCGAGAATACGAGCAGCAGTGAAGTATCTATGGATTTACCGCAGAACACTTTTATGCACGTTATGCCATTTTCGTCTCATTCGAGGTTCAGCCAAGACGATTACTATTTCTTTG CCAAAGCTGCTGGAGTCGGTCTAGCCGTCCTGGTCGTCCTGCTCATATCGTCCATAGCATGTTATAG AATGCAAAAGAATAGCAAGGCGGCTGCAGATATAGAGTACCCCGCGTACGGTATCACTGGACCCAACAAAGATATGTCACCCACCGGCGACCGGCGCTTGGCACAGTCCGCCCAAATGTATCATTATCAACACCAGAAACAACAGATCATAGCTATGGAAAC GAACAATACGGTCAAAGAAAGTCGATGCGGTTCAGTCAGCGATCCGGATAGCGATGACGATAATGAGGAAGGCGATTACACAGTTTACGAATGCCCGGGATTAGCACCA GCAGGAGAAATGGAAGTGAAAAATCCGCTGTTCCTGGACGACAACACGCCAGCATCTCCCAACGCTGTTTTAACTAGTAAAGACAATATTCCGGGAAATGGTGTCATACCAACAGTACCCGTCCCATAA
- the LOC132920762 gene encoding uncharacterized protein LOC132920762 isoform X1: protein MSVVYAFRTIDVVLFFACSCTFFGEFHKSSAAIPPPYQTYQDDEKEFIIDQLAKIIKDQSYRMQNNLQDSYPIPLDQIDDNKQAFTYDLASHLPEINTGNQEIPFAVLPNDRRYHQSGFSNNLEPPGHGVRRFHKKLSTKSSEVQDNSSYGSSGYVTSKVTTENTSSSEVSMDLPQNTFMHVMPFSSHSRFSQDDYYFFAKAAGVGLAVLVVLLISSIACYRMQKNSKAAADIEYPAYGITGPNKDMSPTGDRRLAQSAQMYHYQHQKQQIIAMETNNTVKESRCGSVSDPDSDDDNEEGDYTVYECPGLAPAGEMEVKNPLFLDDNTPASPNAVLTSKDNIPGNGVIPTVPVP from the exons ATGTCGGTCGTGTACGCGTTTCGTACGATCGACGTCGTCCTGTTTTTCGCGTGCTCGTGTACGTTTTTCGGCGAGTTTCACAAGTCGTCCGCGGCCATACCGCCGCCGTATCAGACGTATCAGGACG aTGAAAAAGAGTTTATAATCGATCAGTTGGCAAAAATTATCAAGGATCAAAGCTATAGGATGCAGAATAATCTTCAGGACTCGTATCCAATTCCCCTCGATCAGATAGACGATAATAAACAGGCGTTTACATACGACCTAGCATCGCATCTACCTGAAATAAATACGGGCAATCAAGAAATCCCATTCGCCGTATTGCCCAACGATCGTCGTTACCATCAATCAG GTTTTTCCAATAATTTGGAACCACCAGGTCATGGGGTCCGTAGATTTCATAAAAAGCTGAGTACCAAAAGCAGTGAAGTACAAGATAATTCTTCGTACGGATCAAGCGGATATGTTACATCAAAGGTCACCACCGAGAATACGAGCAGCAGTGAAGTATCTATGGATTTACCGCAGAACACTTTTATGCACGTTATGCCATTTTCGTCTCATTCGAGGTTCAGCCAAGACGATTACTATTTCTTTG CCAAAGCTGCTGGAGTCGGTCTAGCCGTCCTGGTCGTCCTGCTCATATCGTCCATAGCATGTTATAG AATGCAAAAGAATAGCAAGGCGGCTGCAGATATAGAGTACCCCGCGTACGGTATCACTGGACCCAACAAAGATATGTCACCCACCGGCGACCGGCGCTTGGCACAGTCCGCCCAAATGTATCATTATCAACACCAGAAACAACAGATCATAGCTATGGAAAC GAACAATACGGTCAAAGAAAGTCGATGCGGTTCAGTCAGCGATCCGGATAGCGATGACGATAATGAGGAAGGCGATTACACAGTTTACGAATGCCCGGGATTAGCACCA GCAGGAGAAATGGAAGTGAAAAATCCGCTGTTCCTGGACGACAACACGCCAGCATCTCCCAACGCTGTTTTAACTAGTAAAGACAATATTCCGGGAAATGGTGTCATACCAACAGTACCCGTCCCATAA